One region of Psychrobacter sp. DAB_AL43B genomic DNA includes:
- the xdhB gene encoding xanthine dehydrogenase molybdopterin binding subunit: MSHHSSLFDSYSIRRQRPPKNKIGTGAKHDSAISHVMGTATYVDDMLKPQSTLHLAVGKSAHAHARVLSMDLSAVRAADGVIDVITFKDLPAKTDIGPVFDGDPLMVDEITEYVGQTLFAVVATSHRAAKKATLHAIVEYEPLPAILTIDEALKQEQFVRPSHFMERGDAAAALDTAPTRIAGHIHMLGQEHFYLEGQVSYVVPCDDGGLEVYTSSQHPSEVQQLVAEVVDLPFHAVTTIVRRMGGGFGGKETQAAAWACLCGIVAKRQNVPVSMRLDRQDDMVVTGKRHEFSNRYDVGVNDAGQVLGVDMQLSGLCGYSPDLSDAIVDRAMFHCDNAYYYPAAQIAGHRCKTHTVSNTAYRGFGGPQGLLTAEYMMDHIAYTLGKDPLQVRLANLYQNGQSTHYGQPIEHFDLVTIMQTLADDNEYDKRRQQITAANKKAEAEGSDKRLGLALTPVKFGISFTVQTLNQAGALVLIYTDGTIQVNHGGTEMGQGLYIKIAQIVANEFDVDLDTVKATATRTDKVPNTSPTAASSGTDMNGKAAQNACITIRDRMVEFAAEHFQVMAEDIKFENNHVYIGDKEVLTFADFVLLAYQHRISLSSTGYYKTPKIFYDRSKAWGRPFFYFALGAACAEVEIDILTGEYKVLRCDILHDVGQSINPAVDIGQIEGAFVQGMGWLTAEELIWDKKGNLASNSAANYKIPTAHDLPKQWSVKLFDRKNEEQTIYNSKAVGEPPFMLAASVWCAINNAVASLGDCKKNPDLTMPATPEAVLKAVMRMQGQEWEIASKAEAETVESLTLTDDNCGIDDDRVKPQQVPHGKDVNPPESEGQLFDEQPEAIENPNVSTARGPAHSE, translated from the coding sequence ATGAGTCATCATTCTTCATTATTTGACAGCTATAGTATTCGCAGACAACGTCCACCCAAAAATAAAATCGGTACCGGAGCCAAGCATGACAGTGCTATTAGTCATGTGATGGGAACCGCCACCTATGTAGATGACATGCTGAAGCCACAAAGCACCCTGCATTTAGCGGTTGGAAAAAGTGCTCATGCTCACGCACGCGTATTAAGCATGGATTTGAGTGCGGTAAGGGCAGCCGATGGCGTAATCGATGTCATTACTTTTAAAGATTTGCCAGCCAAGACTGATATCGGACCGGTTTTTGATGGTGATCCATTGATGGTAGATGAGATCACAGAATATGTCGGTCAAACCTTATTTGCCGTCGTCGCAACCAGTCATCGTGCCGCCAAAAAAGCCACCCTTCACGCTATTGTAGAGTATGAGCCATTACCAGCGATTCTCACTATTGATGAGGCGCTAAAGCAAGAGCAGTTTGTGCGTCCCAGTCATTTTATGGAGCGCGGAGATGCGGCAGCCGCACTCGATACGGCACCGACGCGCATTGCAGGACATATTCATATGCTTGGCCAAGAGCATTTTTATCTTGAAGGGCAGGTATCCTATGTCGTGCCTTGTGATGATGGTGGTCTTGAAGTTTATACTTCATCGCAGCATCCGAGTGAGGTACAGCAGTTGGTTGCGGAAGTGGTTGATTTGCCTTTTCATGCCGTTACGACTATTGTGCGCCGAATGGGTGGCGGCTTTGGCGGTAAAGAAACGCAAGCAGCCGCATGGGCGTGCTTGTGCGGTATTGTTGCCAAGCGCCAAAATGTGCCAGTAAGTATGCGCTTAGATCGTCAGGATGATATGGTCGTGACGGGTAAGCGTCATGAATTCTCTAATCGATATGATGTCGGTGTCAATGACGCAGGTCAAGTGTTAGGCGTCGATATGCAGCTGTCAGGATTGTGTGGTTATTCGCCTGATTTATCTGATGCTATCGTCGATCGCGCGATGTTCCACTGCGATAATGCCTATTATTATCCAGCCGCGCAGATAGCCGGTCACCGCTGCAAGACTCACACAGTATCTAATACCGCTTATCGAGGTTTTGGTGGTCCACAAGGTCTGCTGACAGCTGAATATATGATGGATCATATCGCCTATACTTTAGGAAAAGATCCTTTGCAGGTGCGTCTGGCAAACTTATATCAAAACGGTCAAAGCACCCATTATGGTCAACCGATTGAGCATTTTGATTTGGTTACTATTATGCAGACGCTAGCAGATGACAATGAGTATGATAAGCGCCGTCAGCAAATTACAGCAGCCAATAAAAAAGCGGAGGCTGAGGGTAGTGATAAGCGTTTAGGGCTTGCCTTAACCCCTGTGAAATTCGGTATTTCATTTACCGTGCAGACGTTGAATCAAGCGGGAGCTTTGGTGCTTATCTACACTGATGGTACGATTCAGGTCAATCACGGTGGTACTGAGATGGGACAAGGGCTGTATATTAAAATTGCCCAAATCGTCGCCAATGAATTTGATGTCGATTTAGATACCGTAAAAGCAACAGCGACCCGCACGGACAAAGTACCGAATACGTCACCGACTGCTGCCTCATCGGGCACTGATATGAATGGCAAAGCGGCGCAAAATGCTTGTATCACGATCAGAGACCGTATGGTTGAGTTTGCCGCTGAACACTTTCAGGTAATGGCAGAAGATATCAAGTTTGAAAATAACCATGTCTATATCGGTGATAAAGAAGTGCTCACCTTTGCCGATTTTGTCTTACTGGCTTATCAGCATCGTATTAGTTTGTCTTCTACTGGCTACTATAAAACACCCAAGATATTTTATGATCGCTCAAAAGCGTGGGGTCGACCTTTCTTTTATTTTGCCTTGGGTGCCGCCTGTGCTGAGGTAGAAATTGATATTTTAACGGGAGAGTACAAGGTACTGCGCTGCGATATCTTGCACGATGTCGGGCAATCGATTAACCCTGCTGTGGATATTGGTCAGATTGAAGGTGCTTTTGTACAAGGCATGGGCTGGCTGACGGCTGAAGAGCTGATTTGGGATAAAAAAGGTAATTTAGCTTCTAACAGTGCGGCTAATTATAAGATTCCGACCGCCCATGACTTGCCTAAGCAATGGAGTGTCAAACTGTTCGATCGTAAAAATGAAGAGCAGACCATTTATAACTCTAAAGCCGTTGGTGAGCCGCCATTTATGCTAGCCGCTAGTGTTTGGTGTGCGATTAATAATGCAGTAGCGAGCTTGGGTGATTGTAAGAAAAATCCAGATTTGACTATGCCTGCGACGCCGGAGGCGGTACTCAAAGCAGTGATGCGTATGCAAGGTCAAGAATGGGAAATCGCTTCTAAAGCAGAGGCAGAAACTGTTGAGAGTTTAACGCTGACTGATGACAATTGTGGTATCGATGATGATCGAGTCAAGCCGCAGCAAGTGCCTCATGGTAAAGATGTAAATCCACCAGAGTCTGAAGGTCAGTTGTTTGACGAGCAACCTGAAGCCATAGAAAATCCTAATGTTTCAACGGCTCGTGGACCTGCGCACAGTGAATAA
- a CDS encoding XdhC family protein, translating to MNNSLSLKVPPTRWYDGLVQYQQQGMAHVLATVVAVNGSAPRELQSKMIVTLDACCDTLGGGSLEHDVTITARQLLNGELDPNESRGFKPLKEGKSEKAQAVRREAVYTKHYPLGAKLAQCCGGSVTVMFECFNVTPPMSLLVFGAGHVAAALMTILAELPCQVDWVDSRAEMFKGYLSADAGTADGQVTYQLPTHIRPHIDEDPVDFIQPFVTKSFKSASANASIKKGTQYFILVMTHDHSLDFDLVRATLDTYMKIDANVDTNSITNNVPNVSTSLLSSLPYLGCISSATKAKRFRDRLLQRDYNEQIVDKLTMPIGLKTGGKEPMAVAISIAAQVMQLYNDL from the coding sequence GTGAATAATTCATTATCGCTAAAGGTGCCGCCAACTCGTTGGTATGATGGACTGGTGCAATATCAGCAGCAAGGTATGGCGCACGTTTTGGCGACTGTCGTTGCCGTGAATGGCTCAGCACCTCGAGAGCTACAATCTAAAATGATTGTCACGCTTGATGCGTGCTGTGACACCTTGGGCGGCGGTAGTCTTGAGCATGATGTGACGATCACTGCTAGGCAATTGCTCAATGGGGAGCTAGATCCAAATGAGTCAAGAGGTTTTAAACCATTAAAAGAAGGCAAGTCTGAAAAGGCACAAGCAGTACGTCGTGAAGCAGTCTACACCAAGCACTATCCATTGGGCGCTAAATTAGCCCAATGCTGCGGCGGTAGTGTCACAGTTATGTTTGAATGCTTTAATGTGACGCCGCCGATGTCGCTATTGGTATTTGGTGCAGGACACGTAGCAGCCGCCTTAATGACCATACTTGCTGAGTTACCTTGCCAAGTAGATTGGGTAGACAGCCGTGCTGAGATGTTCAAGGGTTATTTGAGCGCTGATGCTGGCACGGCAGATGGACAAGTGACTTATCAATTGCCTACCCATATTCGCCCACATATTGATGAAGATCCGGTGGATTTTATCCAACCGTTTGTCACTAAGAGCTTTAAAAGTGCCTCAGCAAATGCGTCAATAAAAAAAGGCACTCAGTATTTTATCCTAGTCATGACTCATGATCACAGCCTTGATTTTGATTTGGTGCGTGCCACGCTTGATACTTATATGAAAATTGATGCTAATGTTGATACAAATAGCATTACCAATAATGTTCCTAACGTCAGCACCAGCCTGTTATCTTCATTACCTTATCTTGGTTGTATCAGCTCAGCGACTAAAGCCAAGCGTTTCAGAGATCGTCTACTGCAGCGTGATTATAATGAGCAAATAGTTGATAAATTGACCATGCCAATCGGACTTAAGACTGGTGGAAAAGAGCCAATGGCAGTCGCTATCTCTATCGCGGCGCAAGTGATGCAGCTTTATAATGATTTATAA
- a CDS encoding xanthine dehydrogenase small subunit: MIHFYLNGKYKQLTDLNPNTTVLEYLRLHEKQTDTKEGCGSGDCGACTIMAQKLPTQDADQSAQAPFYTLNSCITLLSLMDGHHLMTAAYIADNPANHPDRALLHPAQQAMVDFHGSQCGFCTPGFVMTLASTYENHRLQVAEGTTTDDLSYDDIVASISGNLCRCTGYRPIIDAGLVMSEIGRQRDADQIIAKDLTISLATDAMANSSQAASSTSGTIAPALTQASRKLFIPQSIDELNQVLAAHPKATIWAGGTDLGLSVTQHLVDHDVIVQLSAIDELKSWSLTDSKSLNGKQSKDTESKGKQASEQIEIPSLVLGAGMSYKQMLPVLEQYFPNFANLFERIASPQIRNMGTIGGNVANASPIGDLPPILLALDAHIHIRHCAAVYGSDNTNTNDVHSNQASCIDEIIPLSEFFLDYKKTKLRAGSYVVALHIPLMQDNQHLYIHKISKRYEDDISACLLAARIDLSADGLTIENVRLGLGGMAAIPLLAAKCQQALIGQAVEVVSFETASKMLAMDVSPMTDVRASREYRMHVVQRLIIKCGKQLVADVKAESA, from the coding sequence ATGATTCATTTTTATTTGAACGGTAAATATAAGCAGCTAACTGACCTCAATCCGAATACCACGGTACTTGAATATCTGCGCTTGCATGAAAAGCAAACAGATACCAAGGAAGGCTGCGGTAGTGGTGACTGCGGCGCTTGTACCATTATGGCGCAAAAGCTACCTACTCAGGATGCAGATCAATCTGCTCAAGCCCCTTTTTATACCCTCAACTCTTGTATCACTTTACTGTCCTTGATGGATGGTCATCATCTGATGACGGCCGCTTATATCGCGGACAATCCTGCCAATCATCCAGATCGTGCTTTATTGCACCCAGCGCAGCAAGCCATGGTAGATTTTCATGGTTCGCAGTGCGGCTTTTGTACGCCTGGCTTTGTCATGACGCTGGCAAGTACCTATGAAAATCATCGTCTGCAAGTAGCAGAAGGGACGACGACTGACGATCTTAGCTATGATGACATTGTCGCTTCAATATCGGGAAATCTATGTCGCTGTACAGGTTATCGTCCTATTATCGATGCTGGTTTAGTAATGAGTGAGATTGGCAGACAACGTGATGCTGATCAGATAATAGCTAAAGACTTAACCATCAGTCTAGCGACAGATGCGATGGCTAATAGCAGCCAAGCGGCTTCAAGCACATCGGGGACTATCGCGCCTGCTCTTACTCAAGCGTCGCGTAAGCTGTTCATTCCGCAGTCCATTGATGAGCTCAATCAAGTGTTAGCCGCACATCCAAAGGCGACTATTTGGGCGGGTGGGACCGATTTGGGCTTGAGTGTGACGCAGCACTTAGTCGATCATGATGTTATCGTACAACTGTCAGCGATTGACGAGCTAAAATCTTGGTCGCTTACGGATTCTAAATCTCTCAATGGCAAACAATCAAAAGATACAGAATCAAAAGGCAAGCAAGCTTCAGAGCAAATAGAAATACCATCTTTAGTATTGGGTGCTGGCATGAGCTATAAGCAAATGCTGCCTGTCCTTGAGCAATACTTTCCCAACTTTGCCAACTTATTTGAACGTATTGCCTCGCCGCAAATCCGTAATATGGGTACGATCGGAGGTAATGTCGCTAACGCTTCACCAATTGGCGACTTACCTCCCATTTTATTGGCATTAGATGCTCATATTCATATCCGTCATTGCGCAGCTGTTTATGGCTCAGACAATACCAATACTAATGATGTTCATTCAAATCAAGCGTCTTGCATTGACGAAATTATTCCTTTATCTGAATTCTTTTTAGATTATAAAAAGACCAAGCTACGTGCTGGTAGTTACGTGGTTGCCCTGCATATTCCGCTGATGCAAGACAATCAGCATCTCTATATTCATAAGATTAGTAAGCGTTACGAAGATGATATTTCGGCCTGCTTATTGGCAGCGAGAATTGATCTGTCAGCAGATGGCTTGACGATTGAAAATGTAAGACTTGGTCTTGGCGGTATGGCAGCGATTCCTTTATTGGCTGCAAAATGTCAGCAAGCACTGATCGGGCAAGCTGTTGAAGTTGTCAGTTTTGAGACGGCATCAAAAATGTTAGCGATGGATGTATCGCCAATGACTGACGTTAGAGCCAGTCGTGAATATCGTATGCATGTGGTGCAGCGGCTAATTATTAAATGCGGTAAGCAATTGGTAGCAGATGTAAAAGCTGAAAGCGCTTAA